The Kineococcus endophyticus genome has a window encoding:
- the dnaJ gene encoding molecular chaperone DnaJ, whose translation MSDYYDVLGVSRDASTEDIKRAYRKLARKLHPDVNPDAGEQFKEVSQAYETLSNPDKRSAYDRGGAMPGGAGGGFGAGFGFSDIMDAFFGQGGGGGRGPGPASRTQRGQDALIRVDVDLAEAAFGGERSIQVDTAILCPTCKGSCCQPGTSPATCDICHGQGSVQRVVRSLLGQVMTQQPCPTCRGFGTVLPSPCLECSGEGRIRARRPLTIRIPAGVDTGTRIQLASQGEVGTAGGPPGDLYVEIHERPHPVYSRSGDDLLCTLEVPMTAAALGASIPLETLDGTEEIDVRPGAQAGDVVTLKQKGAEHLRAQGRGDLLVKLEVLTPRDLDEEQEELLRRLAELRGEVRPAGKLSESHQGVFSKLRDRFSGR comes from the coding sequence GTGAGCGACTACTACGACGTCCTGGGCGTCTCCCGCGACGCCTCCACGGAGGACATCAAGCGCGCGTACCGCAAGCTCGCGCGCAAGCTGCACCCCGACGTCAACCCCGACGCGGGGGAGCAGTTCAAGGAGGTCTCGCAGGCCTACGAGACGCTGTCGAACCCCGACAAGCGCTCGGCCTACGACCGGGGCGGTGCCATGCCCGGCGGTGCGGGCGGCGGCTTCGGGGCCGGGTTCGGCTTCTCGGACATCATGGACGCGTTCTTCGGCCAGGGCGGCGGGGGCGGCCGGGGCCCCGGTCCGGCCAGCCGGACCCAGCGCGGTCAGGACGCCCTGATCCGCGTCGACGTCGACCTGGCCGAGGCCGCCTTCGGCGGCGAACGCTCGATCCAGGTCGACACCGCGATCCTCTGCCCGACCTGCAAGGGCTCCTGCTGCCAGCCGGGCACCAGCCCGGCCACGTGCGACATCTGCCACGGGCAGGGGTCGGTCCAGCGCGTCGTCCGCTCGCTGCTCGGGCAGGTCATGACCCAGCAGCCGTGCCCGACGTGCCGCGGCTTCGGCACCGTGCTGCCCTCGCCGTGCCTGGAGTGCTCGGGGGAGGGCCGCATCCGCGCCCGCCGCCCTCTGACGATCCGCATCCCCGCGGGCGTGGACACCGGGACCCGCATCCAGCTCGCCTCCCAGGGCGAGGTGGGGACGGCCGGCGGCCCGCCCGGGGACCTCTACGTCGAGATCCACGAGCGTCCGCACCCGGTGTACTCCCGGTCCGGGGACGACCTGCTCTGCACCCTCGAGGTGCCGATGACGGCCGCCGCGCTCGGCGCGAGCATCCCGCTGGAGACGCTCGACGGCACCGAGGAGATCGACGTGCGCCCCGGCGCGCAGGCCGGCGACGTCGTGACCCTGAAGCAGAAGGGTGCCGAGCACCTGCGCGCGCAGGGCCGCGGTGACCTGCTCGTGAAGCTCGAGGTCCTGACGCCCCGCGACCTCGACGAGGAGCAGGAGGAGCTCCTGCGCCGCCTCGCCGAGCTGCGCGGGGAGGTCCGGCCGGCCGGGAAGCTGTCCGAGAGCCACCAGGGCGTCTTCTCGAAGCTGCGCGACCGGTTCTCCGGCCGCTGA
- a CDS encoding LLM class F420-dependent oxidoreductase has protein sequence MDLGLSVGYLTGPVGPAAARALELTHAAEDAGFASVWVAEAYGTDAVSVLGWLAGQTTRIGLGSAVLQVPARAAASTAMTAATLDGLSGGRFRLGLGVSGPQVAEGWYGQPFAKPLARTRDYVALVRRLLAREDSTFAGEHLTLPLPGGPGIPLKLMQPPPRADLPIHLAAVGPRNVELAGEIADGWLPSFLVPENAAESTERLAAGFARRATPPERFEVTASVPFVLTDATGEDRARAELPARKLIALYVGGMGSKESNFYADLGRRLGFGEAVDAVQDLYLAGRKDEAVQRVPSGLLEATSLVGSVEAVRRRLDDYERAGVTTVALVPLGADAEGDLRAVA, from the coding sequence ATGGACCTCGGGCTCAGCGTCGGCTACCTCACCGGTCCCGTCGGACCCGCCGCCGCGCGAGCGCTGGAGCTCACGCACGCGGCCGAGGACGCGGGGTTCGCCTCCGTCTGGGTCGCCGAGGCGTACGGCACGGACGCGGTCAGCGTGCTGGGCTGGCTGGCGGGGCAGACGACCCGCATCGGCCTCGGCTCCGCCGTCCTGCAGGTCCCCGCGCGCGCCGCGGCGTCGACGGCGATGACGGCCGCCACGCTGGACGGCTTGTCGGGCGGGCGCTTCCGCCTAGGCCTCGGGGTGTCCGGACCGCAGGTGGCCGAGGGCTGGTACGGCCAGCCGTTCGCGAAACCCCTGGCGCGCACGCGCGACTACGTCGCCCTCGTCCGGCGGTTGCTGGCCCGGGAGGACTCCACGTTCGCGGGGGAGCACCTCACGCTGCCGCTGCCGGGGGGTCCGGGGATCCCGCTCAAGCTCATGCAGCCGCCGCCGCGAGCGGACCTGCCGATCCACCTCGCCGCCGTGGGCCCGCGCAACGTGGAACTCGCCGGGGAGATCGCCGACGGCTGGCTGCCCTCGTTCCTCGTCCCGGAGAACGCGGCGGAGTCCACCGAGCGGCTCGCCGCGGGTTTCGCCCGCCGCGCGACGCCGCCGGAACGGTTCGAGGTGACGGCGTCGGTGCCGTTCGTCCTGACCGACGCGACGGGGGAGGACCGCGCCCGCGCGGAACTCCCGGCGCGCAAGCTCATCGCGCTCTACGTCGGGGGGATGGGGTCGAAGGAGTCGAACTTCTACGCCGACCTCGGCCGTCGCCTGGGGTTCGGCGAGGCCGTCGACGCCGTGCAGGACCTGTACCTCGCGGGTCGCAAGGACGAAGCGGTGCAACGGGTCCCGTCGGGACTCCTCGAGGCGACGAGCCTCGTGGGTTCCGTCGAGGCCGTGCGCCGGCGGCTGGACGACTACGAACGCGCCGGCGTCACGACCGTCGCGCTGGTCCCGCTCGGCGCGGACGCCGAGGGGGACCTGCGCGCGGTGGCGTGA
- the hrcA gene encoding heat-inducible transcriptional repressor HrcA encodes MSDDRRLAVLRAIVEDYVSTHEPVGSKALVERHQLGVSPATIRNDMAVLEDEGYITQPHTSAGRIPTDKGYRLFVDRLANVKPMTPAEKRAIETFLHGADDLDDVVDRTVRLLAQLTRQAAVVQYPSLSRASVRHVELVGVGGRSALLVLITDSGRVEQRVLDVRSAVDVETLGVSLAALRTRVNASVAGKRLREAREALTDLVQQTPQADIAIAAEVAASLGDCLTASLEERVVIAGTSNLVKSGADLSMPLGSVLEALEEHVVLLRLVQELAEEHPSERGGLSVRIGAENLHLGLDGTSVVTTGYGGEAVLARLGVLGPTRMDYPTTMAAVRAVSRYVSRILAS; translated from the coding sequence ATGAGCGACGACCGCAGGCTCGCGGTGCTGCGGGCCATCGTGGAGGACTACGTCTCCACCCACGAGCCCGTCGGGTCGAAGGCCCTGGTGGAGCGGCACCAGCTCGGCGTGTCCCCGGCGACCATCCGCAACGACATGGCCGTGCTCGAGGACGAGGGCTACATCACCCAGCCGCACACCAGCGCGGGCCGCATCCCGACGGACAAGGGGTACCGCCTCTTCGTCGACCGCCTCGCCAACGTCAAGCCCATGACGCCGGCGGAGAAGCGCGCCATCGAGACCTTCCTGCACGGCGCGGACGACCTCGACGACGTCGTGGACCGGACCGTGCGCCTGCTGGCACAGCTGACGCGGCAGGCCGCCGTCGTGCAGTACCCGTCGCTCTCGCGCGCCAGCGTGCGGCACGTCGAGCTCGTGGGGGTGGGCGGGCGCAGCGCCCTGCTCGTCCTCATCACCGACTCCGGCCGCGTCGAGCAGCGCGTCCTGGACGTCCGCTCGGCCGTCGACGTCGAGACGCTCGGGGTGTCGCTGGCGGCGCTGCGCACGCGGGTCAACGCCTCCGTCGCCGGCAAGCGGTTGCGTGAGGCGCGCGAGGCGCTCACCGACCTCGTCCAGCAGACGCCGCAGGCCGACATCGCCATCGCGGCGGAGGTCGCGGCCTCCCTGGGGGACTGCCTCACCGCCTCCCTGGAGGAGCGCGTCGTCATCGCCGGGACGTCGAACCTCGTCAAGTCCGGGGCCGACCTGTCGATGCCGCTGGGCAGCGTCCTGGAGGCCCTGGAGGAGCACGTCGTGCTGCTGCGCCTGGTGCAGGAGCTGGCCGAGGAGCACCCGTCCGAACGCGGCGGCCTGAGCGTCCGGATCGGCGCCGAGAACCTGCACCTCGGTCTCGACGGGACGTCCGTCGTGACCACCGGCTACGGCGGCGAGGCGGTCCTGGCCCGCCTCGGCGTCCTCGGCCCCACCCGCATGGACTACCCGACGACGATGGCCGCGGTCCGAGCGGTGTCACGCTACGTCTCGCGGATCCTCGCGTCGTGA
- a CDS encoding Gmad2 immunoglobulin-like domain-containing protein has translation MDDVTPSGPLPDPDGDDDLSPTARQLRDVLAARAADARPTDRLEEIRMTSRAARRRSRAWAAVAGVAAVVVVGGGAYAVTQRSSGNVSTVAASTSATPSGSSAAPSTASSPTSAAPSTAAGSSAPATASGTGTGTATGTAATGTLPSGAGTVPVYWVGGQPSKLFREYVEAGTAKDDPTNALRAMLAGKPSDPDYSSPWSADPSATVTSSGGRLVVDLSASAASGSAGAGGAQLAVQQLVYTVTAAAGSDDPVEVRVDGKARPSLFGTAVAETLSRAPQADVQAPAWITSVTGASGSVAVKGVGSAFEGTLMYTITNSAGTEVARDAVQAGANGTFAPFSFTAQVPAGTYTVTVFAPDESGGEAGPTAGDTKTVTVS, from the coding sequence GTGGACGACGTGACCCCGTCGGGTCCGCTGCCGGACCCCGACGGCGACGACGACCTCAGCCCCACCGCGCGGCAGCTGCGCGACGTCCTGGCCGCCCGCGCGGCCGACGCACGACCGACCGATCGACTCGAGGAGATCCGCATGACCAGCCGAGCCGCCCGCCGCCGTTCCCGCGCCTGGGCCGCGGTCGCCGGGGTCGCCGCCGTCGTCGTCGTGGGCGGTGGCGCCTACGCCGTCACGCAGCGCAGCAGCGGGAACGTCAGCACGGTCGCTGCGAGCACCTCGGCGACGCCGTCCGGCTCCTCGGCGGCGCCGTCGACCGCGTCCTCGCCGACGAGCGCGGCCCCCTCCACGGCGGCGGGCTCCAGCGCGCCGGCGACGGCGAGCGGGACGGGCACGGGCACCGCGACGGGCACGGCCGCCACGGGCACGCTGCCCTCGGGCGCCGGGACGGTTCCCGTGTACTGGGTGGGCGGCCAGCCGTCGAAGCTGTTCCGCGAGTACGTCGAGGCCGGGACCGCGAAGGACGACCCCACGAACGCGCTGCGCGCCATGCTCGCCGGGAAGCCGTCCGACCCGGACTACTCCAGCCCGTGGTCGGCGGACCCGAGCGCGACCGTGACCTCCAGCGGCGGACGCCTCGTCGTCGACCTGTCCGCGTCGGCCGCGAGCGGCAGCGCCGGGGCGGGGGGCGCGCAGCTCGCCGTGCAGCAGCTCGTCTACACCGTGACGGCCGCCGCGGGCTCGGACGACCCGGTCGAGGTCCGCGTCGACGGCAAGGCCCGCCCGTCGCTGTTCGGCACCGCCGTCGCCGAGACGCTGTCCCGCGCCCCGCAGGCCGACGTCCAGGCGCCGGCCTGGATCACGTCGGTGACCGGTGCGTCGGGCTCCGTCGCGGTCAAGGGCGTCGGGTCGGCCTTCGAGGGCACCCTGATGTACACGATCACCAACAGCGCCGGCACCGAGGTCGCCCGCGACGCCGTGCAGGCGGGGGCGAACGGGACCTTCGCCCCGTTCTCCTTCACCGCGCAGGTGCCGGCGGGCACCTACACCGTCACGGTCTTCGCGCCGGACGAGTCCGGTGGCGAGGCGGGCCCGACCGCCGGGGACACCAAGACGGTCACCGTCTCCTGA
- a CDS encoding RNA polymerase sigma factor has product MVADDPRSWSADEAVGALYAAHWRRFVALATSLMGESASAEEVVADAFVTLHRRWDRLADKGSAVAYLRTSVVNGARDVLKHRVVADRRRPLPDPAPDGPEEHAVRASEHRSVLSALDGLPTRQREVLVLRYQGEMSEQDIADVLGISRGAVKTHAHRGLAALREAMSREDQR; this is encoded by the coding sequence GTGGTCGCTGACGACCCGCGCTCGTGGTCGGCCGACGAGGCCGTCGGGGCGCTGTACGCGGCGCACTGGCGGCGGTTCGTCGCGCTCGCGACCTCGCTCATGGGCGAGTCGGCGAGCGCCGAGGAGGTCGTCGCCGACGCCTTCGTCACCCTGCACCGGCGCTGGGACCGGCTGGCGGACAAGGGGTCCGCCGTCGCGTACCTGCGCACGAGCGTCGTCAACGGGGCCCGGGACGTGCTGAAGCACCGGGTCGTGGCCGACCGGCGCCGGCCCCTGCCGGACCCCGCGCCGGACGGTCCGGAGGAGCACGCGGTGCGGGCCTCGGAGCACCGCTCGGTGCTGAGCGCCCTGGACGGGCTGCCGACGCGGCAGCGGGAGGTCCTGGTGCTGCGCTACCAGGGCGAGATGTCCGAGCAGGACATCGCCGACGTCCTCGGCATCAGCCGGGGGGCCGTCAAGACGCACGCGCACCGCGGGCTGGCCGCGTTGCGCGAGGCCATGAGCCGGGAGGACCAGCGATGA
- the ngg gene encoding N-acetylglutaminylglutamine synthetase, which translates to MSSRTWQRPPQWFTEDMTRDVVLDMGWGRLVFGQTFSDQRDVVDALRAEETGERDIAMYVREPQVLVGLAPHELFMDPSITFRLPLARYRAPKDRNPDVFVRMVRERAELDEVNRIYAACGMVVSDVDVMWANHRTRTFTYLVAEDTRTGAVVGTVTGVDHVLAFGDPDQGASLWCLASDPQVAPRGTGEALVRVLAERYVARGRAILDLSVMHDNAGAITLYRRLGFRPAAPVVVKRKNPINRPLFSPQPEGLGDLNPYARIIADEALRRGVRVEVTDAPSGEMRLTYAGRSLLTRESLSELTSAVAMSRCDDKRVTRRLLAGRGVRVPRAVELAQDPLRDSAGLAACERLVDETGPVVVKPARGEQGKGITVGVRGGDELREAVAEAAAHCPDVLVEELVAGQDLRIVVIDHEVVAAAVRRPAAVIGTGTDDIRTLVGAQSRRRQAATGGESSIPLDATTEAVVRDAGYALDDVLPRGQRLEVRRTANLHTGGTIDDVTDDLHPDLLDAAVAASRAIGIPVTGLDFLVPDVSGPDHVVIEANERPGLANHSPRPTAQRFLDLLFPETRRQPGTPDQG; encoded by the coding sequence ATCTCCAGCCGCACCTGGCAGCGACCCCCGCAGTGGTTCACCGAGGACATGACGCGCGACGTCGTCCTCGACATGGGCTGGGGCCGGCTCGTGTTCGGGCAGACCTTCTCCGACCAGCGCGACGTCGTGGACGCCCTGCGCGCCGAGGAGACCGGCGAGCGGGACATCGCCATGTACGTGCGCGAGCCGCAGGTGCTCGTCGGCCTGGCCCCGCACGAGTTGTTCATGGACCCCTCGATCACGTTCCGGCTGCCCCTGGCCCGGTACCGGGCACCCAAGGACCGCAATCCCGACGTGTTCGTCCGGATGGTCCGCGAGCGCGCCGAGCTCGACGAGGTGAACCGCATCTACGCGGCCTGCGGGATGGTCGTCTCCGACGTGGACGTCATGTGGGCGAACCACCGGACGCGGACGTTCACCTACCTCGTGGCCGAGGACACCCGGACGGGCGCGGTCGTGGGAACCGTCACCGGCGTCGACCACGTCCTCGCCTTCGGCGACCCCGACCAGGGGGCGAGCCTGTGGTGCCTGGCGAGCGACCCGCAGGTCGCCCCGCGGGGCACGGGGGAGGCCCTCGTGCGGGTCCTGGCCGAGCGCTACGTCGCCCGCGGCCGGGCGATCCTCGACCTGTCGGTCATGCACGACAACGCCGGCGCCATCACCCTGTACCGCCGGTTGGGTTTCCGGCCCGCCGCGCCCGTGGTCGTCAAGCGCAAGAACCCCATCAACCGGCCGTTGTTCTCCCCCCAGCCCGAGGGGCTCGGCGACCTCAACCCCTACGCCCGCATCATCGCCGACGAGGCGCTGCGCCGCGGGGTGCGGGTCGAGGTCACCGACGCGCCGAGCGGGGAGATGCGGTTGACGTACGCGGGCAGGTCGCTGCTGACGCGCGAATCCCTCTCCGAACTCACGAGCGCCGTCGCGATGTCCCGCTGCGACGACAAGCGCGTCACCCGCCGCCTGCTCGCGGGCCGCGGTGTCCGCGTCCCGCGGGCTGTCGAGCTGGCCCAGGACCCGTTGCGGGACAGCGCGGGCCTGGCCGCGTGCGAACGGCTGGTCGACGAGACCGGGCCCGTCGTCGTGAAACCCGCGCGCGGGGAGCAGGGCAAGGGCATCACCGTCGGCGTGCGCGGTGGGGACGAACTCCGCGAGGCCGTCGCGGAGGCGGCGGCGCACTGCCCGGACGTCCTCGTCGAGGAACTCGTCGCCGGGCAGGACCTGCGGATCGTCGTCATCGACCACGAGGTCGTCGCCGCGGCCGTGCGCCGGCCCGCCGCCGTCATCGGCACGGGCACCGACGACATCCGCACCCTCGTCGGCGCGCAGAGCCGCCGGCGCCAGGCCGCGACGGGCGGGGAGTCCAGCATCCCGCTCGACGCCACCACGGAGGCCGTGGTCCGGGACGCCGGCTACGCGCTGGACGACGTCCTGCCGCGCGGGCAACGCCTGGAGGTGCGCCGCACGGCGAACCTGCACACCGGCGGCACGATCGACGACGTCACCGACGACCTGCACCCGGACCTCCTCGACGCGGCCGTCGCCGCGAGCCGGGCCATCGGGATCCCCGTCACGGGCCTGGACTTCCTCGTCCCGGACGTCTCCGGACCCGACCACGTCGTCATCGAGGCCAACGAGCGCCCTGGGCTGGCGAACCACTCGCCGCGCCCGACCGCCCAGCGGTTCCTCGACCTGCTGTTCCCCGAGACCCGCCGCCAGCCCGGCACCCCGGACCAGGGGTAG
- a CDS encoding DUF4870 domain-containing protein, giving the protein MSQPPYPQQPPYSPAPLSPSDERMWGMFGHLSAIAASFIGLPFLGPLVIFLVLKDRSGFVRGHSAEALNMTISLIVYELVLGLVLGVFALVTFGIGALFFAVAWIPAVVFLVFTILAAVAANQGRVYRYPLVFRLVR; this is encoded by the coding sequence GTGAGCCAGCCGCCGTACCCCCAGCAGCCGCCCTACTCGCCCGCGCCCCTGTCGCCGTCCGACGAGCGGATGTGGGGGATGTTCGGGCACCTGTCCGCGATCGCGGCCAGCTTCATCGGCCTGCCGTTCCTCGGCCCGCTCGTCATCTTCCTGGTCCTGAAGGACCGCAGCGGGTTCGTGCGCGGGCACAGCGCCGAGGCGCTGAACATGACGATCTCGCTCATCGTCTACGAACTCGTCCTCGGACTCGTCCTGGGCGTCTTCGCCCTCGTGACCTTCGGCATCGGCGCCCTCTTCTTCGCCGTGGCGTGGATCCCGGCCGTCGTCTTCCTCGTGTTCACGATCCTCGCGGCCGTGGCCGCCAACCAGGGCCGCGTGTACCGCTACCCGCTGGTCTTCCGGCTGGTGCGCTGA
- a CDS encoding N-acetylglutaminylglutamine amidotransferase, which yields MCGLCGEVRFDGKAADVAAVQRMSQTLAPRGPDGEGVWAQGRVAFGHRRLSIIDLSACGAQPMQDPELGLTAVFNGCIYNYPQLREELTGHGYRFTSTSDTEVIVKGYHRWGTDVVDHLIGMFAVVVHERDTGRVVLMRDRLGIKPLYLAETPGRLRFASSLPALLAAGDVDTTVDPVALHHYLTWHAVVPAPHTVLQGVRKLPPATVRVVEPDGTSREHRYWAPDHVRREEFAGFSERDWEDAVLAALRTAVERRTVADVPVGVLLSGGLDSSLITALLAEQGQKDLATYSIGFESVGGREGDEFAYSDVIAQRFGTNHHRIRVSGDELVGALSHAVGAMAEPMVSHDVVAFDLLSQQVSQTIKVVQSGQGADEVFGGYHWYPPLSGLTPEQGVDAYARAFFDRDHAQMAQVLNPQWMTGTDVSREFVARHFARPGADTAVDAALRLDTEVMLVDDPVKRVDNTTMAWGLEARVPFLDHELVELAAAVPPELQLANGGKGILKQVGYRVIPREVIDRPKGYFPVPAITHLEGKVLGLVKDALSSQAARDRALFRPEYVEGLLRDPNGELTPLRGNKLWQLGLLEMWLQQHGIG from the coding sequence ATGTGCGGCTTGTGCGGTGAGGTCAGGTTCGACGGCAAGGCGGCCGACGTCGCGGCGGTGCAGCGGATGTCGCAGACGCTGGCGCCCCGCGGGCCGGACGGCGAGGGCGTCTGGGCCCAGGGCCGCGTCGCCTTCGGGCACCGCCGCCTGTCGATCATCGACCTCTCGGCGTGCGGCGCCCAGCCCATGCAGGACCCCGAGCTCGGCCTGACGGCCGTCTTCAACGGCTGCATCTACAACTACCCGCAGCTGCGCGAGGAGCTGACGGGCCACGGCTACCGGTTCACCTCGACGTCGGACACCGAGGTCATCGTCAAGGGCTACCACCGCTGGGGCACCGACGTCGTCGACCACCTCATCGGGATGTTCGCCGTCGTCGTGCACGAGCGGGACACCGGCCGGGTCGTCCTCATGCGCGACCGCCTCGGCATCAAACCGCTGTACCTGGCCGAGACGCCGGGCCGGCTGCGGTTCGCTTCGAGCCTGCCCGCGCTGCTGGCGGCCGGCGACGTCGACACGACCGTCGACCCCGTCGCGCTGCACCACTACCTGACCTGGCACGCCGTCGTGCCCGCCCCGCACACCGTCCTGCAGGGCGTGCGCAAGCTCCCGCCCGCGACCGTCCGCGTCGTCGAGCCCGACGGCACGTCCCGCGAGCACCGCTACTGGGCACCGGACCACGTGCGCCGCGAGGAGTTCGCCGGGTTCTCCGAGCGGGACTGGGAGGACGCCGTCCTCGCCGCGCTGCGGACGGCCGTGGAACGGCGCACCGTCGCCGACGTCCCCGTCGGCGTGCTGCTGTCGGGGGGCCTGGACTCCAGCCTCATCACCGCCCTGCTCGCCGAGCAGGGGCAGAAGGACCTCGCGACGTACTCCATCGGGTTCGAGTCCGTCGGCGGCCGTGAGGGTGACGAGTTCGCCTACTCCGATGTCATCGCCCAGCGGTTCGGCACCAACCACCACCGCATCCGGGTCAGCGGCGACGAACTCGTCGGCGCGCTCTCGCACGCCGTCGGGGCGATGGCCGAACCCATGGTCAGCCACGACGTCGTGGCGTTCGACCTGCTCTCCCAGCAGGTCTCGCAGACCATCAAGGTCGTGCAGTCGGGCCAGGGTGCCGACGAGGTGTTCGGCGGGTACCACTGGTACCCGCCCCTGTCGGGGCTCACCCCGGAACAGGGCGTCGACGCCTACGCCCGCGCGTTCTTCGACCGCGACCACGCGCAGATGGCGCAGGTGCTGAACCCGCAGTGGATGACGGGGACGGACGTCTCGCGCGAGTTCGTCGCCCGCCACTTCGCCCGCCCGGGGGCCGACACGGCCGTCGACGCGGCGCTGCGCCTGGACACCGAGGTGATGCTCGTCGACGACCCGGTCAAGCGCGTCGACAACACGACGATGGCCTGGGGGCTGGAGGCGCGCGTCCCGTTCCTGGACCACGAGCTCGTCGAACTCGCCGCGGCGGTCCCGCCGGAGCTGCAGCTCGCGAACGGCGGCAAGGGGATCCTCAAGCAGGTCGGGTACCGGGTCATCCCGCGCGAGGTCATCGACCGGCCCAAGGGCTACTTCCCCGTGCCGGCCATCACCCACCTCGAGGGCAAGGTCCTGGGGCTCGTGAAGGACGCGCTGTCCAGCCAGGCCGCCCGCGACCGGGCCCTGTTCCGCCCCGAGTACGTCGAGGGCCTGCTGCGCGACCCCAACGGCGAACTCACCCCGCTGCGCGGCAACAAGCTGTGGCAACTCGGCCTGCTCGAGATGTGGTTGCAGCAGCACGGGATCGGCTGA
- a CDS encoding histidine triad nucleotide-binding protein — protein MAEVSRVQRAPDDLFLKIVAGEVPATIVHSDDLVVAFEDVNPQAPVHVLVVPRERYENVAELAAASPQALARLVEVAQRIADERCGGEYRLVFNTGTAVGQSVFHVHGHVLGGRDFTWPPG, from the coding sequence ATGGCCGAGGTCTCCCGCGTGCAGCGCGCCCCCGACGACCTGTTCCTCAAGATCGTGGCGGGGGAGGTCCCCGCGACGATCGTCCACTCCGACGACCTCGTCGTCGCCTTCGAGGACGTCAACCCCCAGGCGCCCGTCCACGTCCTGGTCGTGCCGCGCGAGCGGTACGAGAACGTCGCCGAGCTCGCGGCGGCCTCGCCGCAGGCCCTCGCGCGGCTCGTCGAGGTCGCCCAGCGCATCGCCGACGAGCGGTGCGGCGGGGAGTACCGCCTCGTCTTCAACACGGGCACCGCGGTGGGCCAGTCGGTCTTCCACGTGCACGGCCACGTGCTCGGCGGCCGGGACTTCACCTGGCCCCCCGGCTGA
- a CDS encoding DUF3097 domain-containing protein, whose product MPPDRYGADVLSADPHARTRPKPVHRDEPAVRGLVVEDVDTGWVGAVVRVEKSGGVHVVVLEDARGRTRTFPLGPGFWVDGQPVRLVAPVSAGPARPTRTASGSVAVTGATARTARASRILVEGRHDAELVEKVWGDDLRVEGVVVEMLDGVDDLDAAIRAFGPRPGRRIGVLVDHLVPGSKESRIVAKVATSPHVLVLGHPFIDVWQSVRPQRLGWTRWPTIPKGQDWKHGVLAELGWPHASQADVAHGWKRILGTVRSYADLEPALLGRVEELVDFVTADLADR is encoded by the coding sequence CTGCCCCCCGACCGGTACGGCGCCGACGTGCTGTCCGCCGACCCGCACGCCCGCACCCGCCCCAAGCCCGTCCACCGCGACGAGCCGGCCGTCCGCGGGCTCGTCGTCGAGGACGTCGACACGGGCTGGGTCGGCGCCGTCGTGCGGGTGGAGAAGAGCGGCGGCGTCCACGTCGTCGTCCTGGAGGACGCCAGGGGCCGCACCCGCACCTTCCCGCTCGGCCCGGGGTTCTGGGTCGACGGGCAGCCGGTCCGCCTCGTCGCCCCCGTGAGCGCCGGCCCGGCCCGCCCCACCCGGACGGCCAGCGGCTCGGTCGCCGTGACCGGTGCCACGGCACGCACCGCCCGCGCCTCGCGCATCCTCGTCGAGGGGCGGCACGACGCCGAGCTCGTCGAGAAGGTCTGGGGCGACGACCTGCGCGTCGAGGGCGTCGTCGTGGAGATGCTCGACGGCGTGGACGATCTCGACGCCGCGATCCGCGCGTTCGGCCCCCGCCCCGGCCGCCGCATCGGCGTCCTCGTCGACCACCTCGTCCCGGGGTCGAAGGAGTCGCGCATCGTCGCCAAGGTCGCCACCAGCCCGCACGTCCTCGTCCTGGGGCACCCCTTCATCGACGTGTGGCAGTCGGTCCGGCCGCAGCGGCTGGGCTGGACGCGGTGGCCGACGATCCCGAAGGGGCAGGACTGGAAGCACGGCGTCCTCGCCGAGCTCGGCTGGCCGCACGCGTCGCAGGCCGACGTCGCGCACGGGTGGAAGCGCATCCTCGGGACCGTCCGCAGCTACGCCGACCTCGAGCCCGCGCTGCTGGGCCGGGTGGAGGAACTCGTGGACTTCGTCACCGCAGACCTGGCGGACCGCTGA